From the genome of Calliopsis andreniformis isolate RMS-2024a unplaced genomic scaffold, iyCalAndr_principal scaffold0022, whole genome shotgun sequence, one region includes:
- the LOC143186692 gene encoding uncharacterized protein LOC143186692, which yields MSKQTRQYKFLEDINNIGEEFSEISEDEFSENEDILVANKNEFDSTDSDDEEENIVNVCSGRKRIRLLSSSEESEVEINEQNVANDGSVWQQMQVGGTPGRAPLHNIFRQEVGPTGYAKRHIMKGKVSTAFSLIIDHRIMNHIRKCTIEEAKRVLGSDWSLSKKKLDAFIAILYARAAYGIYSF from the exons ATGTCGAAGCAAACAAGACAGTACAAGTTCTTAGAAGATATAAATAATATTGGCGAAGAGTTTTCAGAAATTAGTGAAGatgaattttctgaaaatgaaGATATATTGGTTGCAAATAAAAATGAGTTTGATTCTACAGATTCTGACGATGAAGAggaaaatattgtgaatgtatgTAGTGGCCGAAAAAGAATAAGATTACTCTCAAGTTCGGAAGAAAGTGAAGTAGAAATAAATGAACAAAATGTTGCGAATGATGGATCTGTTTGGCAACAAATGCAAGTAGGTGGCACACCTGGAAGAGCACCACTTCATAACATTTTCAGGCAAGAAGTAGGCCCAACAGGATATGCAAAACGTCATATAATGAAAGGTAAAGTTAGTACTGCATTTTCATTGATAATTGACCACCGTATTATGAACCATATAAGAAAATGCACAATAGAAGAAGCAAAGAGAGTGTTAGGTTCCGATTGGAGTTTATCTAAAAAAAAATTAGATgcatttattgcaattttatatGCTCGAGCTGCATATGGA ATTTATTCGTTTTGA
- the LOC143186959 gene encoding uncharacterized protein LOC143186959, with product MLTRRQHPVVSRCQHLGCKISECWIREIAITLIVSGQRFLIVRNVQLISSPRFQVFDSGISADIGFCCPRWSHGLEWEPVSPHSSSLTSEERGCLAKFAVVLLVLGIMARFNNMEEMIDWAVDALARDEAQVWRMGEELADAILIDDPPLGEDAYDPVSPGERLSWEENQDGEDRLYWAEDQLGPDSFWDQPLDIEDPRFWEVDTVYNASSPVPS from the exons ATGCTTACTCGGCGTCAGCATCCCGTTGTCTCACGGTGTCAGCACCTCGGTTGCAAGATATCAGAGTGTTGGATTCGCGAGATAGCGATAACGCTTATCGTTTCCGGTCAGCGATTTTTAATCGTGAGAAACGTCCAACTGATATCTTCACCTCGGTTTCAAGTGTTTGATAGTGGTATCAGTGCTGACATCGGTTTTTGTTGTCCAAGATGGTCTCACGGTCTTGAGTGGGAACCCGTATCTCCGCACAGTTCATCACTGACCAGCGAAGAAAGAGGTTGTCTAGCA AAGTTTGCAGTTGTATTACTTGTACTAGGAATAATGGCGCGATTCAATAAC ATGGAAGAAATGATCGATTGGGCGGTCGATGCTTTAGCCCGTGATGAGGCTCAAGTGTGGCGAATGGGGGAggaattagccgatgccatcctTATTGACGATCCCCCTCTGGGTGAAGATGCTTATGATCCCGTGAGCCCTGGGGAGCGTTTAAGTTGGGAGGAAAATCAGGATGGGGAAGATCGACTCTACTGGGCGGAGGATCAGCTGGGTCCGGATTCGTTTTGGGACCAACCCCTGGATATAGAGGACCCTCGATTTTGGGAAGTGGACACCGTCTATAATGCGTCGTCCCCAGTGCCATCGTAA